Proteins encoded in a region of the Scyliorhinus torazame isolate Kashiwa2021f chromosome 1, sScyTor2.1, whole genome shotgun sequence genome:
- the LOC140420563 gene encoding zinc finger protein 711-like has product MHRSRLGRGASRRPCASRTHTGEKPYHCQYCEYRSADASNLKTHVKTKHSNELPYKCDHCPQTFLDDKDLQKHATLFQAHRTHQCPHCDHRRSNSSDLKRHIISVHTKEFPHKCEVYDKGFHRPSELKKHMSTHKGKKLHQCRHCDFKIADPFILSRHILSVHTKDLPFKCKRCKREFRQQSELKKHMKTHSGKKVYQREYCEYSTTDVSGFKRHVISIHTKDYPHRCEFCKKGFHRPSEKNQHIMRHHKEAIM; this is encoded by the coding sequence atgcatcgctctcgacttggaaggggagcgtctcgtcgaccgtgtgcatcgcgaaCTCACACAGGGGAAAAACCATACCACTGTCAGTACTGTGAATACAGATCTGCTGATGCTTCTAATCTGAAGACCCATGTGAAAACTAAGCACAGCAATGAGCTGCCATACAAATGTGACCACTGTCCTCAAACATTTTTGGATGACAAAGATCTGCAAAAGCATGCCACTTTATTTCAGGCACATAGGACCCATCAGTGCCCACATTGTGACCACAGAAGATCTAACTCTAGTGACCTTAAACGCCATATAATATCTGTACACACCAAGGAATTTCCACACAAATGTGAGGTGTATGATAAAGGATTTCATCGTCCTTCAGAGCTGAAGAAACATATGTCAACCCACAAGGGAAAAAAGCTTCATCAGTGCAGGCACTGTGATTTCAAAATTGCAGATCCTTTTATACTTAGCCGCCATATTCTTTCAGTCCACACCAAGGACCTTCCTTTTAAGTGCAAAAGGTGCAAGAGAGAGTTTCGACAGCAGAGTGAGCTTAAAAAGCACATGAAGACACACAGTGGAAAGAAAGTTTACCAGCGTGAATATTGCGAATATAGCACTACTGATGTTTCAGGTTTCAAACGTCATGTAATATCTATTCACACAAAGGACTACCCTCACCGATGCGAGTTTTGCAAAAAGGGTTTCCATAGACCATCAGAAAAGAACCAGCATATAATGCGGCATCATAAAGAGGCTATAATGTGA